In Porites lutea chromosome 9, jaPorLute2.1, whole genome shotgun sequence, a single window of DNA contains:
- the LOC140948524 gene encoding uncharacterized protein C7orf57-like, whose product MVKPFYKPLDRPEREEIWYCYSIPNREKQDSKTLPKVPISQVPDLTNETVKGDSALQKNINVGRVLETDSKYVKLAKTGGRKNLLCYLENEPKNTGPTAYHVPEWYHHGDGKGEEEKVLSEEEKRRKYNVTYGKRSYKTLEKSKTYERPDYMTHLEPKERKDAFGVSDRIPDRPIFGYDSFSYWKRDELEKSNKLPCLVPEIKLQSSKRKVVHAEGSIQSKPEVRAKKKLIKLSKQSTKEIVPGYRKIDDRFGYITKWHDKWYAQAVRS is encoded by the coding sequence ATGGTGAAGCCATTTTACAAGCCCTTAGACAGACCAGAAAGAGAGGAGATTTGGTATTGCTATTCCATACCCAATCGCGAAAAGCAAGATTCAAAAACTCTGCCTAAAGTTCCTATTTCTCAAGTACCAGATTTAACGAATGAGACTGTGAAGGGAGACAGTGctttgcagaaaaacattaacGTTGGACGTGTCCTGGAAACGGACTCAAAGTACGTGAAGTTGGCCAAAACAGGAGGGAGAAAAAACCTTCTATGCTATCTGGAAAACGAACCCAAAAATACTGGACCCACAGCTTATCATGTCCCAGAATGGTATCATCACGGTGATGGAAAAGGAGAGGAGGAAAAGGTGCTAAGCGAAGAAGAAAAGCGCAGGAAATATAACGTAACTTATGGAAAGCGAAGTTACAAAACTCTCGAAAAATCCAAAACGTACGAACGACCTGATTACATGACGCACTTAGAGCCCAAAGAACGTAAAGACGCATTCGGTGTGTCCGATCGCATTCCCGATCGTCCTATCTTCGGTTACGACAGTTTTTCGTATTGGAAGCGAGACGAGCTTGAGAAGTCGAATAAACTTCCTTGCTTGGTGCCAGAAATTAAATTGCAGTCGAGTAAGAGAAAAGTAGTGCATGCGGAAGGCTCAATTCAAAGTAAGCCTGAGGTTCGGGCTAAGAAGAAACTGATAAAGCTATCAAAGCAATCTACAAAAGAAATAGTTCCAGGGTACAGAAAAATTGATGACAGGTTTGGGTATATTACTAAGTGGCACGACAAATGGTATGCACAAGCCGTAAGGAGCTAA